A part of Magnetospirillum sp. ME-1 genomic DNA contains:
- a CDS encoding 3-hydroxyacyl-CoA dehydrogenase NAD-binding domain-containing protein — protein sequence MSDVVTLSIADRIATVTIDSPPVNAADHPVRAGLRKAFTDLAGRSDFDAVVVCCAGRTFMAGADIGEFDTGIKPPHHQDLFNLVEACAKPVVAALHGTALGAGTELAMACHYRVADKGARIGLPELSLGIIPGAGGTQRAPRLIGLDAAMDLVLSGKPLPAPKALDLGLVDEIAQGDVNAAAQAFAKKLVAEGKGVRRTCDMTPKDAAKAAEIIAARQAQVAKSMKNRTSPLKALEAMAATTTLSFAEGLKLEADISKQLEHAVEARAMRHLFFADREVRKIPGITKDIKARPIRKVGIIGAGTMGGGIAMCFANIGVPVTIIDVSTENLDRGFSVIRKNYERSVSRGSLTQEQLEGRMALLTASTDYAALSDADLAIEAVFEKMELKKDIFAKLDAVLPQGAILGTNTSTLDIDEIANITKRPADVIGLHFFSPANVMPLLEIVQGAKTSMDVLLTALDMAKLIKKTGVVSKVCYGFIGNRMMDPYGREAERMVLEGATPAEVDGALEEWGMAMGILAVYDMAGVEVGDNTRIANPHMVPDDPSFYRCSALLVANKWLGQKVGRGYYRYDGGKRASCPEVIEMMHAEGKRLNVPARKPAKQEILERCLYSMINEGAKLLEEGIALRASDIDVVYTAGYGFPRYRGGPMFYADTVGLKVIYDKIVEFQKTLDPRYWTPAPLLEKLAKEGSTFAKWDASKAK from the coding sequence ATGAGCGACGTCGTCACTCTTTCTATCGCTGACCGTATTGCCACCGTCACCATCGATTCGCCCCCCGTGAACGCCGCCGATCATCCGGTGCGCGCCGGGCTGCGGAAGGCCTTCACCGATCTGGCCGGCCGTTCCGACTTCGACGCGGTGGTGGTTTGCTGTGCCGGGCGCACCTTCATGGCCGGCGCCGATATCGGCGAGTTCGACACCGGCATCAAGCCCCCCCACCACCAGGACCTGTTCAATCTGGTGGAAGCCTGCGCCAAGCCGGTGGTCGCCGCGCTCCACGGCACCGCTCTCGGCGCCGGCACCGAGCTGGCCATGGCCTGTCATTACCGTGTCGCCGACAAGGGTGCCCGCATCGGCCTGCCGGAACTGTCGCTGGGCATCATCCCGGGCGCCGGCGGCACCCAGCGCGCGCCCCGCCTGATCGGCCTGGACGCCGCCATGGATCTGGTGCTGTCGGGCAAGCCCCTTCCCGCACCCAAGGCCCTGGACCTGGGTCTGGTGGACGAGATCGCCCAGGGCGACGTCAACGCCGCCGCGCAGGCCTTCGCCAAGAAGCTGGTGGCCGAGGGCAAGGGCGTGCGCCGCACCTGCGACATGACGCCCAAGGATGCCGCCAAGGCCGCCGAGATCATCGCCGCCCGCCAGGCCCAGGTGGCCAAGTCCATGAAGAACCGCACCTCGCCCTTGAAGGCGCTGGAGGCCATGGCCGCCACCACCACGCTGTCCTTCGCGGAAGGCCTGAAGCTGGAAGCCGACATCTCCAAGCAGCTGGAGCATGCCGTCGAGGCCCGCGCCATGCGCCACCTGTTCTTCGCCGACCGCGAAGTGCGCAAGATTCCCGGCATCACCAAGGACATCAAGGCGCGCCCCATCCGCAAGGTGGGCATCATCGGCGCCGGCACCATGGGCGGCGGCATCGCCATGTGCTTCGCCAATATCGGCGTGCCGGTGACCATCATCGACGTGTCGACCGAGAACCTGGACCGCGGCTTTTCCGTCATCCGCAAGAACTACGAGCGCTCGGTGTCGCGTGGCTCGCTGACCCAGGAACAGCTTGAAGGCCGCATGGCCCTGCTGACGGCGTCCACCGACTACGCCGCCCTGTCCGATGCCGATCTGGCCATCGAGGCGGTGTTCGAGAAGATGGAGCTGAAGAAGGACATCTTCGCCAAGCTCGACGCCGTGCTGCCCCAAGGCGCCATCCTCGGCACCAACACCTCGACGCTGGATATCGACGAGATCGCCAATATCACCAAGCGCCCCGCCGACGTCATCGGCCTGCACTTCTTCAGCCCGGCCAACGTCATGCCGCTCCTGGAAATCGTCCAGGGCGCCAAGACCAGCATGGACGTGCTGCTGACCGCTCTCGATATGGCCAAGCTGATCAAGAAGACCGGCGTGGTCTCCAAGGTCTGCTACGGCTTCATCGGCAACCGCATGATGGACCCCTACGGCCGCGAGGCCGAGCGCATGGTGCTGGAAGGCGCCACCCCGGCCGAGGTGGACGGCGCGCTGGAGGAATGGGGCATGGCCATGGGCATCCTGGCCGTCTACGACATGGCCGGCGTCGAGGTGGGCGACAACACCCGCATCGCCAACCCGCACATGGTTCCCGACGATCCCAGCTTCTACCGCTGCTCCGCCCTGCTGGTGGCCAACAAGTGGCTGGGCCAGAAGGTGGGCCGCGGCTATTACCGCTATGACGGCGGCAAGCGCGCCTCGTGCCCCGAAGTCATCGAGATGATGCACGCCGAAGGCAAGCGCCTGAACGTGCCGGCAAGGAAGCCGGCCAAGCAGGAAATCCTCGAGCGCTGCCTCTATTCCATGATCAACGAGGGCGCCAAGCTGCTGGAGGAAGGCATCGCTTTGCGCGCTTCCGACATCGACGTGGTCTACACCGCCGGCTACGGCTTCCCGCGCTATCGCGGCGGCCCGATGTTCTATGCCGACACCGTGGGCCTCAAGGTCATCTACGACAAGATCGTCGAGTTCCAAAAGACCCTGGACCCGCGCTACTGGACGCCCGCGCCCCTGCTGGAGAAGCTGGCCAAGGAGGGATCGACCTTCGCCAAGTGGGACGCCTCCAAGGCCAAGTAA
- a CDS encoding thiolase family protein has product MSYNVEIPYGCYWSTPFARWQGAYANLHSMEFAAHVAKAELAKRQIPASVFDAAVMGISVPQKHSFFGTPWVTAMLGAGQVGGPTISQACATGVRCLQAATQEVNDGIAGVSLVLTCDRTSNGPHVFYPKPAAPGGTGDAENWVMDNFGYDPVTTKSMLVTAENTAREFGLNTAEQHELVLYRQEQYKAALADDSAFLKRFMTLPFDVPAPNFKKNVATLSGDEGLSVSTPEGLAKLKPVLPDGTITFGCQTHPADGNAAIIVANPDRARELSRNKAIRVRVLGFGQKRVEPAYMPKAPAPAAQMALKQAGISLSQVSVIKLHNPFTANDFAFARALEIDVKSFNNFGSSLLWGHPQSPMGTRGIIEVIEELALKGGGYGLFSGCAAGDSAMAVVLQVTDA; this is encoded by the coding sequence CCAACCTGCATTCCATGGAATTCGCCGCCCACGTGGCCAAGGCCGAGCTGGCCAAGCGCCAGATTCCGGCATCCGTGTTCGACGCGGCGGTGATGGGCATCTCGGTGCCCCAGAAGCACTCGTTCTTCGGCACCCCTTGGGTGACCGCCATGCTGGGCGCCGGACAGGTGGGCGGCCCGACCATTTCCCAGGCCTGCGCCACCGGCGTGCGCTGCCTGCAGGCGGCGACCCAGGAAGTGAACGACGGCATCGCCGGCGTGTCCCTGGTGCTGACCTGCGACCGCACCTCCAACGGCCCGCACGTGTTCTATCCCAAGCCCGCCGCCCCCGGCGGCACCGGCGACGCCGAGAACTGGGTGATGGACAATTTCGGCTATGATCCCGTCACCACCAAGTCCATGCTGGTCACCGCCGAGAACACCGCCAGGGAATTCGGCCTCAACACCGCCGAGCAGCACGAGCTGGTGCTCTATCGCCAGGAGCAGTACAAGGCCGCCCTGGCCGATGACAGCGCCTTCCTCAAGCGCTTCATGACCCTGCCCTTCGACGTGCCCGCCCCCAATTTCAAGAAGAATGTCGCCACCCTGTCGGGCGACGAGGGCCTCAGCGTCTCGACGCCTGAGGGCCTTGCCAAGCTGAAGCCGGTGCTGCCCGACGGCACCATCACCTTCGGCTGCCAGACCCACCCGGCCGACGGCAACGCCGCCATCATCGTCGCCAATCCCGACCGGGCGCGCGAGCTGTCGCGGAACAAGGCCATCCGGGTCCGTGTGCTCGGCTTCGGCCAGAAGCGGGTCGAGCCCGCCTACATGCCCAAGGCCCCGGCCCCCGCTGCCCAGATGGCTCTGAAGCAGGCCGGCATCAGCCTGTCGCAGGTCAGTGTCATCAAGCTGCACAACCCCTTCACCGCCAACGATTTCGCCTTCGCCCGCGCGCTGGAGATCGACGTGAAGAGCTTCAACAATTTCGGTTCGTCCCTGCTGTGGGGCCATCCCCAGTCGCCCATGGGCACGCGCGGCATCATCGAGGTGATCGAGGAGCTGGCCTTGAAGGGCGGCGGCTACGGCCTGTTCTCCGGCTGCGCCGCCGGTGATTCCGCCATGGCCGTGGTCCTCCAGGTCACCGACGCCTGA
- the padI gene encoding NADH-dependent phenylglyoxylate dehydrogenase subunit beta encodes MGAAFDSISFKASLCDGCGDCMTACSTAKQGASRISIVPGAKAGTFETAICRQCGDPKCVQVCPSGALDKDGGNGVVGWDASKCVDCLLCTAGCAYGGIAVDETVARVAKCDQCDGDPACVKVCPTGALEYRKAGTIFNQYGDKEDLFVPGLSGCQGCNSELIMRHAMRKIGRNSVLATPPGCIPGMGSVGYNGKTGTKVPVFHPLLTNTASMLAGIRRYYDRIGRKDIVVMALAGDGGTSDCGFHAVSGAAERGEKVLYVCVDNEGYMNTGMQRSGTTPYGSWTSTTPVGEHMKGKTQDAKNLPLIMTAHKCRYVATASTGYMEDLYEKLDRAVEASFEGFSYLHIYSPCPTGWRVPSSKVIEACRMSVDSNFNPLWEYTNSTGLRFTHSPDNAYPVAEYVKMIGKYRHLSQDQLAHIQAKVDEQVALLKLMAAESPPPLAAHRAPTGSSTPVGAEPTQSARREIARN; translated from the coding sequence ATGGGCGCGGCATTCGACAGCATCAGCTTCAAGGCCTCGCTCTGCGACGGCTGCGGCGACTGCATGACGGCCTGTTCCACGGCCAAGCAGGGCGCCTCTCGCATCTCCATCGTGCCCGGCGCCAAGGCCGGCACCTTCGAGACCGCCATCTGCCGCCAGTGCGGCGATCCCAAATGCGTCCAGGTCTGCCCCTCGGGCGCCCTGGACAAGGACGGCGGCAACGGCGTCGTCGGCTGGGATGCGTCCAAGTGCGTGGATTGTCTGCTGTGCACGGCGGGCTGCGCCTATGGCGGCATCGCGGTGGACGAGACGGTGGCCCGCGTCGCCAAGTGCGACCAGTGCGACGGCGACCCGGCCTGTGTCAAGGTCTGCCCCACGGGCGCGCTGGAGTACCGCAAGGCGGGAACCATCTTCAATCAGTATGGCGACAAGGAAGACCTGTTCGTCCCCGGCCTGTCGGGGTGCCAGGGCTGCAATTCCGAACTGATCATGCGCCACGCCATGCGCAAGATCGGCCGCAACTCGGTGCTGGCCACCCCGCCGGGCTGCATTCCCGGTATGGGCTCGGTGGGCTATAACGGCAAGACCGGCACCAAGGTTCCGGTGTTCCATCCCTTGCTCACCAACACCGCCTCCATGCTGGCGGGCATCCGCCGCTATTACGACCGCATCGGGCGCAAGGACATCGTGGTGATGGCGCTGGCCGGTGACGGCGGCACGTCCGATTGCGGCTTCCACGCCGTGTCGGGCGCCGCCGAGCGCGGCGAGAAGGTTCTGTATGTCTGCGTCGACAACGAAGGCTACATGAACACCGGCATGCAGCGGTCCGGCACCACGCCCTACGGCTCGTGGACCTCGACCACCCCGGTGGGCGAGCACATGAAGGGCAAGACCCAGGACGCCAAGAACCTGCCGCTGATCATGACGGCCCACAAGTGCCGTTATGTGGCGACGGCGTCCACCGGCTACATGGAAGACCTCTACGAGAAGCTGGACCGCGCCGTCGAGGCGTCGTTCGAGGGCTTCTCCTACCTTCACATCTACTCGCCGTGCCCCACCGGCTGGCGTGTTCCCTCGTCCAAGGTGATCGAAGCCTGCCGCATGAGCGTGGACAGCAACTTCAATCCCTTGTGGGAATACACCAATTCCACGGGCCTGCGCTTCACCCATTCGCCGGATAACGCCTATCCGGTCGCCGAATACGTCAAGATGATCGGCAAGTACCGTCATCTGTCCCAAGACCAGCTCGCCCACATCCAGGCCAAGGTGGACGAGCAGGTTGCGCTGCTCAAACTGATGGCGGCGGAGTCCCCTCCGCCGCTTGCGGCGCACAGGGCTCCGACCGGATCCTCCACCCCGGTCGGAGCCGAACCTACCCAGTCCGCACGGCGAGAAATCGCCCGGAACTGA